From a region of the Pseudanabaena sp. ABRG5-3 genome:
- a CDS encoding ABC transporter substrate-binding protein translates to MTKRFFSTLCLALLATVTTIWIVACQPNTPPTTNSTSPTSPTNSTAPTNTGSGGGVKDNLRLGALLPITGDLSSIGAPMIKSIDFLVETVNKCGGVLGKPITYIKEDDRTDPPAGAEAMTKLVKVDNVGAVVGSFASSVSTAALAISVPNKVVQISPGSTSPVFTERAKKGEFNGYWYRTAPPDTYQALALANLAYKKGARKVATLVINNDYGVGFEKSFVAAFEKLGGTIVNKNKPTRYDPKATTFEAEAKGAFGSKPDAVAAILYPDSGGAVIKAAFEQGLTKDVKILLTDGVKTEDFPKLIGNTPEGKLILAGALGTVPGADGKSLDTFTKAFKEKTGQDLGAFVPHSYDAAALIAIAAEAAKDGTGEGIKSKIREVANAPGQEVSDVCEAIKLVKDGKDIDYQGASGNIDLDEYGDVKGSYDVWEVQPDGKIKVIDRVSP, encoded by the coding sequence ATGACTAAAAGGTTTTTCTCAACACTTTGTCTGGCTTTACTCGCTACTGTAACCACGATTTGGATCGTAGCTTGTCAGCCTAACACCCCACCCACTACAAATAGCACCAGTCCCACTAGTCCGACCAACTCCACGGCCCCAACGAACACAGGTTCAGGTGGTGGCGTAAAGGACAACCTCCGTCTAGGTGCATTGCTACCGATTACAGGAGATCTTTCCTCGATCGGTGCGCCCATGATCAAATCGATTGATTTTTTAGTAGAAACGGTCAATAAATGTGGCGGTGTACTTGGTAAGCCAATCACCTACATCAAAGAAGACGATCGCACTGATCCTCCTGCAGGTGCAGAGGCGATGACCAAACTAGTAAAGGTGGATAATGTTGGCGCTGTAGTTGGATCGTTTGCCAGTAGTGTCTCAACCGCAGCACTAGCGATTTCAGTGCCTAATAAAGTTGTCCAAATTTCCCCTGGTAGCACCAGCCCTGTATTTACCGAACGCGCCAAAAAAGGCGAATTTAATGGCTATTGGTATCGCACCGCCCCACCTGACACCTATCAAGCTCTTGCCCTTGCTAATCTTGCCTACAAAAAAGGCGCACGCAAAGTCGCTACCCTCGTGATTAACAATGACTATGGCGTAGGTTTTGAGAAGTCCTTCGTGGCAGCCTTTGAAAAGCTCGGTGGCACAATTGTTAACAAAAACAAGCCCACTCGCTACGATCCTAAGGCAACCACCTTTGAGGCGGAAGCGAAGGGTGCATTTGGTAGCAAGCCCGATGCAGTTGCTGCAATTCTCTATCCTGATTCTGGTGGCGCAGTAATTAAGGCAGCCTTTGAGCAGGGTTTAACTAAGGATGTCAAAATCCTGTTGACTGATGGTGTAAAAACTGAAGACTTTCCTAAACTTATTGGCAATACCCCTGAAGGCAAGCTCATCCTTGCAGGCGCACTTGGGACTGTTCCCGGAGCCGATGGCAAGTCCCTCGACACCTTTACTAAAGCCTTCAAAGAAAAGACTGGTCAAGACCTCGGCGCATTTGTCCCCCATTCCTATGATGCGGCGGCGCTGATTGCGATCGCGGCAGAAGCGGCTAAGGATGGCACTGGCGAAGGCATTAAGAGCAAAATCCGTGAAGTTGCTAATGCCCCTGGACAAGAAGTTAGTGATGTTTGCGAAGCCATCAAGCTAGTCAAAGATGGAAAAGACATTGACTATCAAGGTGCAAGCGGTAATATCGATCTCGATGAATATGGTGATGTCAAAGGTAGTTATGACGTATGGGAAGTACAACCCGACGGCAAAATCAAAGTAATTGATCGAGTTTCCCCATAA